The Clostridiales bacterium genome segment AAAACCGTATGCAACAGAGAAGGAAGTAGAAAAATATTGTGATGAAGCAATTGAGTATGGATTTTGTTCAGTTTGTGTGAATCCTTACTATGTAAGGTTAGTAGCAAATAAATTAAAAGGTACAGATGTAAAAGTGTGTACAGTTATTGGATTTCCATTAGGTGCAAATATGCCAGAGGTAAAGGCTTATGAAACTCGGCTTGCACTAAGAGATGGTGCGCAAGAGATAGATATGGTTATAAATATAGGTGCACTAAAGCAGGGTAATGTCAATTTAGTAAGGGATGATATTGCCAAAGTTGTGAAAGAAGCAAAAGGAAATACAGTGAAAGTTATAATAGAGACATGTTATTTAACGGATGAAGAGAAAAGAATTGTATGTAAAATAGCAAAAGAAGCAGGAGCGCAATTTGTGAAAACATCAACAGGATTTGGCACAAATGGAGCTACAAGTCATGATGTAGCATTAATGAGAGAAGTAGTTGGCGAAGAGATGGGAGTAAAAGCATCTGGAGGGATAAGGACAGCAGCTGTTATGGAGGAAATGATAAAAGCAGGTGCTAGTAGAATAGGTACGAGTAACGGAGTAGATTTATTGTAGGGGAGCCTACATTGCGAATACGACATAAGTAGTTTTATAGATAAAAGGGAAGATTTCTTTAAAAAGGGATCTTCCCTTTTTACATATGATGTAATAAAACAACACAAAAATATTTGTCGAATAAAAAGAAAAAAATATATGTATTGACAAGAAATGTAATACATGCTATAATTGGAACAAACAGGTAAATAAGTAATTAAAAGTAATTTATACTTATTATGACTTATAAGCCTAACAATAAATTTAAGGAGTGAAGAGAAAGTGAAAGAACAAAAGAATAAGTTTATAAGCCTTATTACAGGTATATCAATAGTTGCAGGTATAATGTCAGCATCTGTGTTTGCTTCGTACGCTGAGAAGACAGTAGGTGGATTTGATTTAGAAATAGACAGTTCACAATACATATTTTTTGGAGAAGTTCCTGATAACGGTATGTATACTACACGAGCTCGAG includes the following:
- the deoC gene encoding deoxyribose-phosphate aldolase; translated protein: MDSRVRLIDHTILKPYATEKEVEKYCDEAIEYGFCSVCVNPYYVRLVANKLKGTDVKVCTVIGFPLGANMPEVKAYETRLALRDGAQEIDMVINIGALKQGNVNLVRDDIAKVVKEAKGNTVKVIIETCYLTDEEKRIVCKIAKEAGAQFVKTSTGFGTNGATSHDVALMREVVGEEMGVKASGGIRTAAVMEEMIKAGASRIGTSNGVDLL